Below is a window of Saccharomonospora viridis DSM 43017 DNA.
GAGCTCCGATGGTGCCGCGTAGACGAATATGAACTGCACCTTTCTGTGTCCGCAGATGCGTTCTGCCATTCGATGGTGCGTAGCCTGGTCGGTGCTCTCCTTTGGGTCGGCGATGGTCGGCGTGATGTCGGTTGGCCGTTGGAAGTCCTGCGAAGCCGACAACGAAGCAGTGTTGTCGCGCCCGCGCACGGATTGACTTTGGTCAAAGTCGACTACCCGCCGGACGACGAGCTCGCGTCACGTGCGGAGAAGACGCGCAACATCCGTGACGAGTCCGAATCCTTCCAAAGTGACTGAGCTTCGCGTACCTCCCGCAGGATTTTAGTGTAATCGCCTGCCAATTTTTCGGCAGTGACGATGACAAAGTACCAACCTTCGCCCATCAGCTTCTTTCTTCTTGCTTTATCTAGGCGCGCCTGCTTGCGCTTTCGGTGCCATTTTCCATCGTATTCAATCGCTGTCTTCGTTTCTGGAAGAACAAGATCCAGTCTGGCTACTTCTCGACCATTTTTCATGATGGGGTATTGGGGTATCGGTTCGAATCCCCCACTTTTGAGGACTACGCGGAGTTCTGATTCGGGAAGTGATTCTGCGCGAGGATCGATCATCGACAGCGCGGCACGTGCCAGTCTTATTCCGCGATTTCGGCGTCCTCTCAGGGCGCATCGCAGACGTTGTGGCGTGACCAGTCCAGCGCGTATGAAGGCATCAACATCGGGTACTGCGATGCGCAGCCTTCGCACCCAGCTGTAAGTTCGCGGTGAGAGGCGCAGTATCAGGTCCAGAGCCGCTCGCCAGGGTCGTGCAATGCGGATACCGTTCCAAGGGCGTGATTCCGTTGTCCTGATGGCTGTGCGGCGAACATGGATTCCTTGGATAGGGCCGAAACGGTACTGCTCGGGAACAACGAATTCCACTGGATCATATGGTTTGGCGAGTTCGACGCCGAGTACTGTGGCAGCTGAACGCCCTGTCAGTACCGCTTGCTTGGGTACGATCAATGCGGCGCCGCGGCACCGGAGTTCATGGGTGACGGGAAGGTGCGCGGGTGCGTAGACGTCTTGGAAAAGTCTGCGGAACCTCGGTCCACGCAATTCTGCTTCGGTCACATAGCCGGCTGCTCGTGCGGCAGAGCCACGAAATACATCATTGAGGTTCACTGTGGTGTTCATAGCCACAGCTTTCCTTGATCAGCGGGATTATGTGTTCCTTACTGGTCAGTTGTGGATAGTTGGCGGTGGCGTTTCCAGTCGTCCACAGAGTCTGTAACCCCGTTGACAGTACCGGTTCGAGCCTTGAAATCGTCCCCATATGAAAAGGGCGCGTTTAGCAGGCTAAACGCGCCCTCGGGAAGGTGGGAGGTTAGTCGCCTCGACGAATCGGGCCGAGGATCTGCTTTTCCTTGGGGGTGGTGACGAGCCGGAGTGGACGCCACAAGTTGCGTCCCAGCGCCACGATCTGGTCGTCCTTCAAGGTCGTCAACTGCCGCATCATTTGCGGTGGAAGGCGCCAGATACGGGCTGCCAACTCCGCTTGCCCTTGCGGCAGTCGCTGCATCAGGACAAGATCAGCCGCGTTGGCCAACGCGGCCGCTTGCGGATGCAGATACGGCAGCACGTACACCGTCGTTTGCCACGGCGACCTCGGTGGGAACAAATCCTGCGGTGTGGGTCCCCCGTCGAGGACGACAAGCAGCGGCGCATCCTCGGACGGACGCGGCAACTCAACCGGCGACAGCCGACGGATCTGCACCAAAGGCGACGGCTGTCCATTCGGCTGCTGCCCCGCCGCATTCGACAGCACATGCCAAGCCGTTGGTCTTCCTGTCGAGATGACGACCCAAGCGCCAACGGCCATCGCGCGCATGGCCACCTGGCGCGACAGATACAGACCGCCGACGAGGACGATCCTCGTCGGAGTCGCCCGCAGGGCAGACACCGTCAGCGGCTCACCCTGCAGACCCGAACCGAGAACGATCCCGCCTCGATCGCCGGACGGACTGATCGCATCGAGTAAGGCCGGGTCGACCACAAACTCCGGGGCCACTCCCAGTGCCTTGTTGACGTCGTGCACTCGTGCGCTCATACGGTGCCTCCTATCGGCAGCGTCGCGGCGTAACCGGCGGCCTGACGGCCACGCAGCGGCGTCAACGTCACACCGATACGTTCCGAGATGCTCGCCAACCGTTGATCACTGGCATCGAGTTCCCGGGGGTTGCGTGCACTGATTCGGACGACCCCTCGCAGTCCGATGCGGTTCTCCTCTTCGGACGGTGAAATGGACATGGTCACCGTGGCCGACAACGCACGAACACTGGTCAGCGCATTGAGACCCGTGGTGATCTTCCCCTTGGGCCAGCCCGTGATGGCGTAGCTGGCATGGCCAATGCCCGCTGCGGTCACACCCGACCAGCGTTCTTGCATTCGTACGCGGGTATTGGAACCCGCCACACCGGTGAGCTCCGCTGCGGAGATACCGGCTCGCAGCAACTCGTCGGGGCTCAACGGGCGTGTCGGTACACCGTGAGACTCCAAGGCATTGCGGACGCGCGACAACGCACCGATCAACGCCCTGTGCGCACCCGTGACACCGCCACCGCGTTCCCTCACCGCCGTCGGACACCGTTTGGGGTCTAGCCGGACGGACACCCACGTGGTGCGTCGAGCCGCGGCGGGAAGTGGGCCGAGGACCTCCATGTACGACGCCAGCGCAGGCGAGTCAGCGGGGAGGGCAGCGCTGCCGGGGTAGGAGTGCCAGGTTATCTGGATGGAGTCCAGCACCACGCCACGGTCTTCGAGACACGGGGCGAGAGCGGACAACGGCAGGTTCGGCGCGCCTCCCGCCTGCGTGATCAACGCAGGTGTGGGTTCCACGAGGAGGACCGCTGTCCACGTCCCGTCATGGTGGGCGAAGCCCACCTCCTGGTGCTCATGGTCCTTGCCCTGCGCGACCACCAGATCAGGTACGGCGAGCCGGAGAAGACTGACTCGAGCGTCGTCCGGCCCGATGACCTTGTCGTCGTCCTGCGCCGCAAGCGCTTCCACACTCGTGGGAGCGGGTGGAACGACCACGCGGTCGTGCGACCGGAGGGTGTAGCGAGCCGTCAGTCCGGCCCACTGGGTGAACCATTGCCCGCCCCAGCGCAGAAACGCCAGGACAAGAGCTATCGCGGTGACACCGATCGCGACATAGACGAGCGAGTCGTTGATCGCGATCAGGACCAGGCCTATGGCAAGACCCACTTCCAATAGCACGAGGTTCGAGACCGGCCATGGTCCGAAGCTGGCGCCAAACGTACGGCGTCGAGCCGGAGGTGCGATCCGTGGTGCCGACGCTTGAGGTGTCGGCGGTTTCGGGGCGCCTCCGGAACCCTCGGGGCCGGGGCCGCCAGGCCCCCCTGGGCCACCGGGGCCACCCGGACCACCCGGACCACCCGGACCACCCGGACCACCCGGACCACCGGGGCCACCCGGACCACCCGGACCACCCGGACCACCGGGGCCACCCGGACCACCGGGGCCACCCGGACCACCCGGACCACCCGGACCACCGGGGCCGCCAGGTCTAGGGGGTGCGCTCGGACCACCGGGCCTACCAGGTGCATGTGGGCCGCCAGCGGGCCCTTGCGGACCACGAGGATGGCCAGGGCCGCCAGGTCCACCACCGGGCCCGGGAGGCATGCCCTGCGGCCCGCGTGGGCCTGGACCTCCACCGGGGCCCCCAGGAACTCCCGGTCGTCCCGGCCTTTGCGGTGGGCCCGGTGGACGCCCCGAAGGAGGCTGGGACCCCTGCGGTGGGCCCGGCGGACGTGGAGGAGTGGTGACGGACATCCGCTCGTTCTCTTCCCCTTGTGCCTGCAACTGAGCTGACAGCCGGATCCCGGCGACTCGCACACTAACCGGAGTTGGTAGAAACCAACACCGAACGGTCCCCGTACGGCTATCCTGCGGAACCGTACCGCGAGTGGGAGAGCTGTAGGTCAAGAATGCCGTCAACACCGACAACAAAGTCGCAAGTCCAGGCCTACCAATTCGTGCTGCGCCGCATGCAGTCCGCCTTGGTGCGCAAGGACGCCGTGATGCTCCACGACCCGATGCGCACACACTCGCGTGCGACCATCGTCGGCGTCGTGCTCAGCTGTCTGGGAATGCTTGCCTTCATCATCGTGGGCTTTTTCAAACCAGACCCGAAGCCCCCGGCGTCCGGCATCGTCATCGGCGAGCAGTCCGGGAGCGTCTATGTCGTCGCCGACGACCAACGGAAGCTGATCCCCACCTTCAACCTCGCCTCGGCCCGACTCATCCTGATGGCTCAGAACCAAGGCGAGGGCGAAGGCGGTGGACAGGGAGGCGCCCCGGCTGTAGTGGAGCCTGAAGTCGTTTCCGACGAACAACTGAAAGACATTCCCAAGGGTCGCCTCCAGGGCATCCCCGGTGGGCCTGATTTGCTGCCTTCAGAGGACCAGCTCATCTCCCCCTACTGGGCCGTGTGCGATCAGATCATCGTGGACCGATCGCTCAACGATCAGGTCGCGCGGGACAAGGCGGTGACGGAAAGCACGGTCGTGGCCGGGGTCAAGGACCTCAGAAATGAGCTCGCGCAGGACCAAGCACTGCTCGTGTCCGCCGAGGATGGCAAGTACTACCTGGTATACCGGCAGAAAACCGACGCCAACATCCAGAACGCCAACACCGTGCGTGCCGAGGTCAATCTGGAGAACGCGGCTGTTGCCTCTGCGCTGAATCTCGAAAAACGGATGGCGCGGCGCATCTCGATGGGTCTGCTCAATGCGATCCCGTCCGTCGGCTCGCTCGAAGTACCCGACATTCCGGGATGGGGCCAGCAACCCGATGGCTTCGCTGTCGAAGATCTGCCGATCGGGTCGGTGGCCAAGACTCAGCTCGCCGACCGCACCGAGTTCCACGTGATCACCCAAGGGGGCGTGCAGCGCATCTCGCAGGCCGTGGCAGACATACTGATCTACGAACACACCACGGCCGGTGACAGCGGCGTTGCGGTTGTCACCCCGGACGTACTGAGGACTTTGCCGACCGTGGGACCAGGGGACGAGGGATACCTGGACGTCAGCCACTACCCGGATATCGTGCCGACAGTGCTCGACCCCTTGAACCACCCGGTGGCGTGCCTCGGTTGGAGCCTCAAGGGCGAGGGCGAACAACGCGACGCGTTCACGTCGGTCTACGTCTCCAGCGAACTTCCCGTGCCGAAGGACGAGAACGGTGAACCGCAGGTCGTCAAGATCGGCACGCCTTCGCCGGACAACATGAAGATCGACAACTTCTACATGCGGCCCGGTTTCGCGGCGGCTGTGCAGTCGGCCACGACGAAGGAGACGTTCGGGCGCGGCAACATCCAGCTCATCTCCGACCGCGGTGTGCGTTACAGCATTCCCAGCAAGGAAATCGCGCAAGGGCTCGGGCTGACCAAGCTTGACCCCGCACCCGAATCGATCATCAAGCTCCTCCCTGCTGGAGCATCACTGAACCCGCAGGACGCGCAACGCACGTATGACGCGGTGCATGTGAACGAGCAGGAAGGCGTGGTGATTCAACCGGAAGACCAGGCGGTGTCGGCCGGGAACTGATGAGCCGAGAACGACATAGGGCTAACAGAAGCCGGGTAAAGGCCGGACAGGGAGAGGCTTCCGAAGCGAAGTAGTCTCCTGTCCGGCCTTTTACCGTGCGTGCGGTTGGATGTCTATGCGCTTTTTCGAGCCGTGTTCGACGTGATCAGGGGCGCCCAGGGCTGTTGTGGGGGGGCTAGCAGCTTCCACGTGGTGGGGCTCTGCGCTTCCCCGTTTAGCGGGCTAAACGTGTTTTCGTGATCTTCCGGCTCAGTTTCGTAGAGCGCATTGAGCGAGAAAGAGCCGCATGAAGTCGGCTGAAGCTTGTCGGGCACCTAGAAGCGTTTAGCCCGCTAAACGCTGTCCTCGGAGAGTGTGGAGACGCGTTTAGCGGGCTAAACGTGGTTTCTCAGGCGCGAGCGGGTTCGGTGTCGTCCTTGCGGTTGCGGCGGATGGTGTGGACGACGAAGAGAGTGATTCCCAGCGCTGCGAGTGCTCCGCCGGACCCGATCAAGGCCACGGTGACCGGTGTCCAATCCCGGTTGTTCGGTGGTGGCATGTCCGACGGGAGGTTCTCCGCCAGGGCTGGTGGGATGTTCTCCTCCGACGGCACGGTCGCCGTCAACGCCGCCATAGGATCGATGACCCCGTATCCCACGAAGTTGTCTCGACCACCCGGGGCCGGGGGATGCTGCGCTGTGAACTTGATCCGGTGCATCACCTCGTAGGCGTTCAGATCCGGATACTTCGCTCGTACCAGCGCTGCCAGACCAGCCACGTACGGCGCGGCGAAACTGGTGCCCTTGATCTCACGCGCCTCGCCGTTGTCGATCATCATGTTGGCCAGACCGTCGGAGCCCTCCGCCGGGTCGAGGGAGATGATGCCCGTTCCCGGTGCGGCCACACTGACCCACGGACCGTGCATGCTGAAGTCCGCCAAACCGCCGGTCTCGTCGATGGCAGCCACGGACAGGACGTCTTCTGAGAACCACGGCGGCGTGACGATCGTCGTGGGTTTCTCGGCCAATGCCTGGTCGTTCTGTTTGCAGTTGTTGGCCTCGGCGACGTTGCCCGCCGCCGACACGATCACGACGTCTTTTTGCCGCACCGCATACCGGATCGCCGCCCACATGTTTTGTTCATCCTGGGTGATGCCACCGTTGGCGGGTCGGCAGTGGTTGATGGAGATGTTCATGACGTCCACGCCCGCGTTCGCGGCGTTCACGATCGCTTGCGCGAGGGTCTTCAGAGTGCCGGCGCCTTCGCTGCCCTGTGTGCGGCTGTCCTGGGCGGGGTTGGTGCCACGCAGGGACTCACCACCGTTGGCTCCATCGTTACCGTCACCGGCTCCACCCGCCTCGTCGGAATCACCGCCGCTGCCTCCTGCGGGGCTGGAGCCCTCTTCGTCAGGAGAGTAGTTCTGGCTGGATTGTCTGATTGACACGATTTCGGCGTCGGGTGCGACCCCGGTGAAACCGATGTGGTCCGGCGTGTCGGCCGCGATGATGCCTGCGACCTGAGTCCCGTGCCCATCGCAGTCGTGCAGTCCGTCGCCGTTCGGTCTGACGTAGTCCCCGCCGGATTTGAGACGGTTTCCGAAATAAGGATGCGGCGTGACACCCGTGTCGATCACGGCCACTCGCACCGGCTTTTTGTCTTTGACGCTGATACCGACATGGCCGGTTTCCGCGCGCATCAGGTTGTGAACTTCGTCGATGCGCAGGTACTGCTGGCCCCAGGGGGCGTTCTGGATGTCTTCGTTGTACTCGAGGTTGCGTTGTACGCAGGTGACCCTGGGTTGGTAATTCTTGTCGGGCTTGCGGGTGTCGTTCGGCGGCGGGCCCGGATCTATCGGTGGCGGCGTGGCGTAGTAGCCGCCGGAATCCTCGGCCGCCGTATCGCCCTGCGCCAGGGCAGGTAACGGCAGGAGTATCGGTCCTGCAACGCCGATTGCCGCAACCAGCGCCAGTGCCGAGTGTCGTTTCATCGTCCGAGCCGAACGCACGCGAACCCCCTGGAAGTCGTGGCGCTGTTGGTTTGTTCCATCACCCGATGTCGAGATGACGCAGCGTGGAGTACAAGCCCATCACCGCGAGCGCCAACGGCAGGACCGCTGCGATACAAGCGGCTTCGAAAATCTCGACGGCGCGCCGCATGGGGGGTGTGAAACGCTGGTTCGGGAATACGACACCCAGCACCAGGGCGGCCGCTCCCAACAGCAGGATCGTGCCGAAGACCCACAGGACGCGGTCGTTGGCTTCCTCGGTCCACATCCAGCCGAGCAGGATCCCGGCCGCTGAGGCCATACCGGTGGTGAGCAGCGCGACGGCCTGGCTGCCGTTGGCGTAGGTGCGTGCCCGCAACAACAGGACGAGCGTGGCGACGACGGCGGTGAGGATGCCCCAGATGTCCCCGGAGGTCGCAGTGATCATCGCGGCGACCGCGGTGACCGAACCGCTGCCGATCAGCAGACCCGTCATGTAGTTGTGCGCGGCCTTGGTCTTGCGTTCGATGGAGGAGTAGTCCGGGTAACCGGTGTCTTCCTTCAGCTCCTCCGCGGTGCTCGGCACGTGGGGGAGAGGCAGTTTCGCCAGCCAGATCGTGGCCCTCGGCAGCATGGAGATCCCTGCGAGAGCGGCGGCGGCGACTCCGGCGGCGATGCCCGGCGCAGGGTGGGCGATGAGGGTCGCGATGAGGAACGCGATGACACCGAACACTCCCGCAGTGGCGGCCGCGATGAATGTGGTGATGCCCGCGCCCATCAGCAGGATGCACGCTGCCGCGACGACGACCACGAGCGCGCTGGCAAGCAAGAGATTGGCACGTATGGTGCCGTCCGGGACGATGTAGAACCCGCTCACGAAGGCCAGCGGTAACCCTCCCGCGGCTGCGATCACCACTCCGGTCGCGGGTGCGTTGTAGGCCTTGGCGAGAGTGGCGCCGACCGCGACGCAGGCGAGGGCGGCGACCCCTGCGGTGATGGCCACGGCGAGTCCGTTACCGCCGTAGAGGGGACCGCCGAAGAACAATGCGAGCGCGGCGCAGAAAAGCGCCAGGCCCCCCGCCACATGGCCAATACGTTGCGCTGTTTCCTTCGTCCATGGCCGGAAACTGTCGGGTTCGGCTTCGGCGATGGCGTCGACGACGTCGTCGTACAACGGCGGTGGTGGATTCTCGTTGCGCTTACGCAGTTGGAGTAGTTCGCCGTCGACGATGCCGAGAGAAGCGAGTGTCCGGCTCGGATCAAGAGGAGCGTCGCCGAGCTTCGCCAGTGCCCAGCCGCCGTGTCTGGCGCCCCCGTCGGGAGACACTTCCTTCGCCATCTCCAGCAACATGGGCATGAGGTCGGCCACCGCCACGTCGGCGGGCAGCGCGACATCGATGCGGGTTCGAGGCGCGACC
It encodes the following:
- the eccE gene encoding type VII secretion protein EccE, with the protein product MAPPARRRTFGASFGPWPVSNLVLLEVGLAIGLVLIAINDSLVYVAIGVTAIALVLAFLRWGGQWFTQWAGLTARYTLRSHDRVVVPPAPTSVEALAAQDDDKVIGPDDARVSLLRLAVPDLVVAQGKDHEHQEVGFAHHDGTWTAVLLVEPTPALITQAGGAPNLPLSALAPCLEDRGVVLDSIQITWHSYPGSAALPADSPALASYMEVLGPLPAAARRTTWVSVRLDPKRCPTAVRERGGGVTGAHRALIGALSRVRNALESHGVPTRPLSPDELLRAGISAAELTGVAGSNTRVRMQERWSGVTAAGIGHASYAITGWPKGKITTGLNALTSVRALSATVTMSISPSEEENRIGLRGVVRISARNPRELDASDQRLASISERIGVTLTPLRGRQAAGYAATLPIGGTV
- the mycP gene encoding type VII secretion-associated serine protease mycosin, whose amino-acid sequence is MKRHSALALVAAIGVAGPILLPLPALAQGDTAAEDSGGYYATPPPIDPGPPPNDTRKPDKNYQPRVTCVQRNLEYNEDIQNAPWGQQYLRIDEVHNLMRAETGHVGISVKDKKPVRVAVIDTGVTPHPYFGNRLKSGGDYVRPNGDGLHDCDGHGTQVAGIIAADTPDHIGFTGVAPDAEIVSIRQSSQNYSPDEEGSSPAGGSGGDSDEAGGAGDGNDGANGGESLRGTNPAQDSRTQGSEGAGTLKTLAQAIVNAANAGVDVMNISINHCRPANGGITQDEQNMWAAIRYAVRQKDVVIVSAAGNVAEANNCKQNDQALAEKPTTIVTPPWFSEDVLSVAAIDETGGLADFSMHGPWVSVAAPGTGIISLDPAEGSDGLANMMIDNGEAREIKGTSFAAPYVAGLAALVRAKYPDLNAYEVMHRIKFTAQHPPAPGGRDNFVGYGVIDPMAALTATVPSEENIPPALAENLPSDMPPPNNRDWTPVTVALIGSGGALAALGITLFVVHTIRRNRKDDTEPARA
- the eccB gene encoding type VII secretion protein EccB; translated protein: MPSTPTTKSQVQAYQFVLRRMQSALVRKDAVMLHDPMRTHSRATIVGVVLSCLGMLAFIIVGFFKPDPKPPASGIVIGEQSGSVYVVADDQRKLIPTFNLASARLILMAQNQGEGEGGGQGGAPAVVEPEVVSDEQLKDIPKGRLQGIPGGPDLLPSEDQLISPYWAVCDQIIVDRSLNDQVARDKAVTESTVVAGVKDLRNELAQDQALLVSAEDGKYYLVYRQKTDANIQNANTVRAEVNLENAAVASALNLEKRMARRISMGLLNAIPSVGSLEVPDIPGWGQQPDGFAVEDLPIGSVAKTQLADRTEFHVITQGGVQRISQAVADILIYEHTTAGDSGVAVVTPDVLRTLPTVGPGDEGYLDVSHYPDIVPTVLDPLNHPVACLGWSLKGEGEQRDAFTSVYVSSELPVPKDENGEPQVVKIGTPSPDNMKIDNFYMRPGFAAAVQSATTKETFGRGNIQLISDRGVRYSIPSKEIAQGLGLTKLDPAPESIIKLLPAGASLNPQDAQRTYDAVHVNEQEGVVIQPEDQAVSAGN
- the eccD gene encoding type VII secretion integral membrane protein EccD, which gives rise to MATGTTVFSRVTVVAPRTRIDVALPADVAVADLMPMLLEMAKEVSPDGGARHGGWALAKLGDAPLDPSRTLASLGIVDGELLQLRKRNENPPPPLYDDVVDAIAEAEPDSFRPWTKETAQRIGHVAGGLALFCAALALFFGGPLYGGNGLAVAITAGVAALACVAVGATLAKAYNAPATGVVIAAAGGLPLAFVSGFYIVPDGTIRANLLLASALVVVVAAACILLMGAGITTFIAAATAGVFGVIAFLIATLIAHPAPGIAAGVAAAALAGISMLPRATIWLAKLPLPHVPSTAEELKEDTGYPDYSSIERKTKAAHNYMTGLLIGSGSVTAVAAMITATSGDIWGILTAVVATLVLLLRARTYANGSQAVALLTTGMASAAGILLGWMWTEEANDRVLWVFGTILLLGAAALVLGVVFPNQRFTPPMRRAVEIFEAACIAAVLPLALAVMGLYSTLRHLDIG